A part of Paenibacillus donghaensis genomic DNA contains:
- a CDS encoding DUF4395 domain-containing protein, with protein MSEPSISRGIPRPLVKTNQAVIVLSVLLSWLTGQFWILALPLVSGLLGLLFGYNPVIKLASHFLRRERSAYLLEDWDQQQFNQSIAVFCLAAGLISSIAGWTLAAYLFTAMVAIAATVAILGFCIGCYIHFQWRMYKYRQQQRSNP; from the coding sequence ATGAGCGAACCTTCGATTTCCAGAGGTATTCCCCGTCCGCTGGTCAAGACGAACCAGGCCGTTATTGTACTTTCGGTGCTGCTCTCCTGGCTGACAGGCCAATTCTGGATTCTGGCCCTGCCGCTGGTAAGCGGCCTGCTCGGACTACTCTTTGGGTATAATCCAGTGATTAAGCTGGCTTCCCATTTCCTGAGACGGGAACGATCAGCTTATCTGCTGGAGGATTGGGATCAGCAGCAGTTTAACCAGAGCATTGCCGTGTTCTGTCTGGCTGCTGGTCTTATCAGCTCTATCGCCGGCTGGACGCTGGCTGCCTATCTGTTCACCGCGATGGTTGCCATAGCGGCTACAGTTGCTATTCTTGGCTTCTGCATCGGCTGCTACATTCATTTTCAATGGAGAATGTACAAATACAGACAGCAGCAGCGCAGCAATCCATAA
- a CDS encoding TetR/AcrR family transcriptional regulator, producing the protein MSCLSNKPNTREAIVDTASKLFFTQGYHATGLNQIIKDSDSPKGSLYYYFPHGKEELALTCINRTSEMVAGQLRYFVENRATGSEAMSDFILGMAEEAADSDFVGLVPFSFWLAVETSCISQELRQASQSVFKDWQEVIAECLVKEGENVQDAYDKASVILSLFEGALLQALTYRDVQPLLAAAKSIPAILG; encoded by the coding sequence GTGTCTTGCTTGTCAAACAAGCCGAATACACGCGAAGCGATTGTGGATACCGCTTCGAAACTGTTTTTTACCCAAGGCTATCATGCAACTGGGTTGAATCAGATTATCAAGGACAGTGATTCGCCCAAAGGCTCTCTGTATTATTATTTCCCGCATGGCAAAGAGGAACTGGCCTTGACCTGCATTAACCGCACCAGCGAGATGGTGGCCGGTCAGCTCCGTTATTTCGTGGAGAACCGGGCAACAGGTTCGGAGGCGATGTCCGATTTCATTCTGGGTATGGCGGAGGAGGCAGCGGATTCCGACTTCGTTGGATTAGTTCCGTTCAGCTTCTGGCTGGCGGTCGAAACGTCCTGCATCAGCCAGGAGCTGCGGCAGGCCTCCCAATCGGTGTTCAAGGACTGGCAAGAGGTTATTGCCGAATGTCTGGTGAAGGAAGGAGAGAATGTACAAGACGCATACGATAAAGCTTCGGTGATCCTCTCGTTGTTCGAAGGAGCACTGCTTCAAGCGCTGACTTACCGGGATGTGCAGCCGCTGCTGGCGGCAGCAAAGAGCATCCCTGCAATACTTGGTTAA